The segment GACCGCCCTGCGCCCTTCCCACCTCTGCCTCGCCGTCCTCGTCGCCGCCCTCTGGGGCGTCAACTTCGTGGTCATCGACATCGGGCTCGACCACTTCCCGCCGCTGCTCTTCTGCGCACTGCGCTTCCTCGTCGCCGCCGTGCCGGCGGTCTTCTTCGTCCCCCGTCCCAAGGTCGCCCTGCGCTGGGTCGTCTCCGTCGGACTCACCCTCGGCGTCGCCAAGTTCGGCCTGCTCTTCATCGGCATGAACCAGGGCATGCCCGCCGGGCTCTCCTCCCTCGTCCTGCAGATCCAGGCCGTCTTCACGGCGCTCCTGGCCATCACCCTGCTGGGCGAACGCCCCGGCCGCACCCGCCTCATCGGCATGGCCGTGGCTTTCGGCGGCATAGCCCTGGCCGCCGTCGACGAGGGCGCCTCGGGCCCGCTCGGCGCCTTCGCGCTCGTCATCGCGGCCGCCGCCTTCTGGGGCGTATCCAACGTCCTCACCCGCAAGGCCGCCCCGCCCGACGCCCTCAGCTGGATGGTCTGGGTCAGCCTCATTCCCCCGCTGCCCCTGCTCGCCCTCTCCCTCCTCTTCGAGGGCCCGCGCGCGGACCTCGACGCCCTGCGCGCGCTCGACTGGAGCGGCGCCGGTGCCATCGTCTACGTCGCCTGGGTCACCACCGTCCTCGGCTTCGGCGTCTGGGGGTTCCTGCTGCGCACCTACGACGCCTCCGCCGTCGCCCCCTTCTCGCTCCTCGTCCCCGTCTTCGGCATGTCCTCGGCGGCCCTCTTCCTCGGCGAGAGCGTCAGCCCGCTGCGCTGGGGCGCGGCCGTCCTCCTCGTCGGCGGCGTCGCCGTCACCTCCCTGAAGCTCAAGCTCAAGCCGAATCGTCCAGCAGCCGCAGCAGATGCTTCCGGCCCGGTCCCAGCAGCCCGGCCAGCTCCGGCACTGACTCGTACCAGCGCTTCTCGTACTCCCAGCACAGCCAGCCGTCCCACCCCGCCCGGCTGAGCACCTCCACCGTCTCCGCCAGTGGCAGCACCCCGGCCCCCAGCGCCAGCGGCGTCGTGTCCCCGGCCGACCCGATGTCCTTGACCTGCACGTATCCGAGATACGGCGCCAGCGCCTTGTACGTGGCGGACGGCTGCTCACCCGCCCGCCACGTGTGCATCACATCCCACAGCGCGCCCGCCCCCCGATGCCCCACCAGCCCCAGCACCCGGGCCACATCGGCGCCCGCCGCGTGCGAGTCGTGGGTCTCCAGCAGCACCCGTACGCCCCGCTCCGCCGCGTACGGAGCCGCCGCCGCGAGCCGCCGCGCGGCGATGAGGTCCGCTTCCGGACTGTCCGGACCGTACGGACTGTCCGTGCCGGCCGGAGCGGCGGCCGTACCGGCCCCGGGAAACACCCGTACGTACGAAGCCCCCAGATCCGCCGCGAGGTCCACATGCGCACGGATGTCCGTCAGCACCGGCTCGTCGTCGCCGGGCGCGGCGGCCTTCGCGTACGACGCGATTCCCGTCACCTCGATCCCGGCGCGGCCGAACTCGGCGGCCACCTCCGCCCTCTGAGCGGCCGTCAGCCCGATGTGGACAGGCTCCTCGTCGCCCGCCGCCCGCAGTTCCACCCCGTGGAACCCGTGGCCGGCCGCGAGCCGCACCACCTCATGAACCGGAAGACCAGGTACGCCGAGAGTCGAGAACGCGAGCTTCACGCGGCGGACGCTACAGCACGAGCCGCCAGTCCTGGCCGATCAGATCCTGCCCGAAACTGTGGTGCGGCTCCTCCTTGACCAGCTCGAAGCCCACCTGCTGATAGATCTTGCGCGCCGCGACGAGCACGTCGTTCGTCCACAGCACCAACTCCCGGTACCCCGCGGCCCGCGCGAAGCCGACACACTCCTCCACCAGCCGCTTCCCGATCCCGTGCCCGCGCGCCCCCGGCTCCACCAGCAGCAGCCGCAACCGGGCGGTCTCCGGGGAGCCGTCCCGCACACACATCACCCACCCGGCGGGCTCGCCGTTCAGCTCCGCCATCCACGCAGCCTCGCGCTCCGGGTCGAAGTCCGCCGCGAAGTCCGCCACGATCCGCGCCACCAAGGCCTCGTACTCGTCGTTCCAGCCGAACTCCGTCGTGTACACCTGCGCATTGCGCTGTATGACCCACCCCAGATCCCCGGGACGCGGCTCGCGCATGCGTACTTCGGCCCGCGGCCGCCGCGCGTCCCCCAGCACCTCGCGCACCGTGCGCATCGCCTCTGTCAGCCGCCGCCGGTCCTCGGCGGCCAGCCCACCCACCATCACCGCGACCGCGTCCTGCGCACGCTCGTCCAGCAGTGCCGCCGTCTCCCGCCCGCCCCCGGTCAACTCGACCCGCTGCCGCCGCGCGTCCTGCGCGGACTGCGTACGGCTCACGAGCCCCCGCTCCTCGAACTTCGCCAGCATCCTGCTGAGCTGGCCCGCGTCCACGGACAGCTCGGTCCGCAGGTCGGCGGCGTCCATCCCGCTGCTGTGCGCGAGTTCGTACAGCACGCGCGCCTCGGTCAGCGTGTACGGCGTGTGCAGCTTGCGGCTGTAGTCCAGAGCGCCGATCAGGTTCGTGTAGAACCGGTT is part of the Streptomyces sp. NBC_01262 genome and harbors:
- a CDS encoding EamA family transporter; protein product: MRPSHLCLAVLVAALWGVNFVVIDIGLDHFPPLLFCALRFLVAAVPAVFFVPRPKVALRWVVSVGLTLGVAKFGLLFIGMNQGMPAGLSSLVLQIQAVFTALLAITLLGERPGRTRLIGMAVAFGGIALAAVDEGASGPLGAFALVIAAAAFWGVSNVLTRKAAPPDALSWMVWVSLIPPLPLLALSLLFEGPRADLDALRALDWSGAGAIVYVAWVTTVLGFGVWGFLLRTYDASAVAPFSLLVPVFGMSSAALFLGESVSPLRWGAAVLLVGGVAVTSLKLKLKPNRPAAAADASGPVPAARPAPALTRTSASRTPSTASRPTPPG
- a CDS encoding bifunctional helix-turn-helix transcriptional regulator/GNAT family N-acetyltransferase, with amino-acid sequence MGGGPVQEIREFNRFYTNLIGALDYSRKLHTPYTLTEARVLYELAHSSGMDAADLRTELSVDAGQLSRMLAKFEERGLVSRTQSAQDARRQRVELTGGGRETAALLDERAQDAVAVMVGGLAAEDRRRLTEAMRTVREVLGDARRPRAEVRMREPRPGDLGWVIQRNAQVYTTEFGWNDEYEALVARIVADFAADFDPEREAAWMAELNGEPAGWVMCVRDGSPETARLRLLLVEPGARGHGIGKRLVEECVGFARAAGYRELVLWTNDVLVAARKIYQQVGFELVKEEPHHSFGQDLIGQDWRLVL